From one Plectropomus leopardus isolate mb chromosome 8, YSFRI_Pleo_2.0, whole genome shotgun sequence genomic stretch:
- the zmp:0000000926 gene encoding ataxin-1, whose product MNPSPDRGKECLPPKKREPRQGSSDHHVPLDEFKPPVPLRGRSSAGGGEGGREAGDRDRALINPNAHLLHTPPPLPAPAPGLPLPLPWHLSYSPSVSLFPGQVGERRGSGSPAWRDDPLPSPLPHHSRWLRGDGPLSLPPSPSSSSTSSFKTPFPADSREIWSYINSGRRDNSSSLFSPSYLFSHHSLYPQDPSFVEARHRYLSKRPNGLDEPGSRTASTSRPLLTGDYGNDSSRTRLDISPHSSHTNGGRRQQEDLTSRVHSGGFLSDSQAQEGPEPHSSLQDRHPHGIVKTSSNLLSTSPLPLGPVPRAGRGGLLDPLGATPAEAQIYYSLGSVCHPSPQVQAYPLYSPSGTALYNLHREPGPRQHNIRNSPHSPLGLPNSHDRLQRDRDRDQDRDREKLVQRDRERAKDKEKHLQHDKDQERDSERERRRDRDRDRRRELSPSHHHTSPPALHPSPPALLPHFTKGSLIELASGRLKRVEELRTEDFLRSADTSPEFHLSTCTVLLISSSSAQGFSHLQVHLTDRNTQELLKVLVEYPFFVQDRGWSSCCPQRTTQLYGLPCRQLMEGDVCLALTPTPSQTHRTHTRTGSRAHRTQLPPRAAGEPSSSQREEMPPPPPPPPLPHHPPPSAPAPPRTLAAEPPAPLEQPRPRKRRWSAPDTLSSTGTDESLLDLPHGSKLMKWQ is encoded by the exons ATGAATCCCAGCCCTGACCGCGGCAAAGAGTGCCTGCCTCCCAAGAAAAGGGAGCCTCGGCAAGGATCGTCAGACCACCACGTCCCGCTGGACGAGTTTAAACCCCCTGTGCCGCTCCGGGGTCGGTCCAGCgcagggggaggggagggaggcagggaggCCGGGGACAGGGACCGAGCTCTGATAAACCCAAACGCCCATCTCCTCCATACACCTCCACCTCTTCCTGCTCCAGCACCAGGTCTCCCCCTGCCCCTACCATGGCACCTGAGCtactctccctctgtctctcttttcccAGGGCAGGTTGGCGAGAGGAGGGGCTCAGGGTCTCCCGCCTGGAGAGATGATCCTCTCCCCTCACCCTTGCCTCACCACTCCAGGTGGCTCAGAGGGGATGGGCCCCTCTCCTTGCCACCTTCCCCATCTTcttcctccacttcctcctttAAGACTCCCTTCCCGGCCGACTCTAGAGAGATATGGTCCTACATTAACAGCGGCCGGCGGGACAACAGCTCCTCCCTCTTCTCCCCGTCATACTTGTTTAGCCACCACTCTCTCTACCCTCAAGATCCGAGCTTTGTTGAAGCCAGACATAGATACCTTAGCAAGAGGCCCAACGGCCTGGATGAGCCAGGCAGCAGGACTGCCTCAACGTCCAGGCCTCTGCTCACAGGAGATTACGGGAACGACAGCAGCAGAACCAGGCTGGACATCAGTCCGCACAGCTCCCACACCAACGGCGGGCGGCGACAGCAGGAGGATCTAACATCTCGTGTCCACTCTGGAGGGTTTTTGTCAGACTCTCAAGCTCAGGAGGGCCCTGAGCCACATTCCTCACTGCAGGACAGACATCCGCATGGGATAGTTAAGACCAGCTCTAATTTACTCTCAACCAGTCCCCTACCCCTCGGACCAGTCCCTAGGGCAGGTAGAGGGGGACTATTGGACCCCCTAGGGGCCACACCAGCTGAGGCTCAGATCTACTACTCCTTGGGATCGGTGTGCCACCCCAGCCCTCAGGTCCAGGCCTACCCGCTCTATAGCCCCTCAGGAACAGCTCTGTACAACCTGCACAGGGAGCCAGGACCCAGGCAGCACAATATAAGGAACTCACCACACTCCCCCCTGGGTCTGCCTAACAGCCATGACAGGTTGCAAAGAGACCGGGATAGAGAccaagacagagacagagaaaaactgGTACAAAGGGACAGAGAGCGAGCTAAAGACAAAGAGAAGCACCTACAACATGACAAAGACCAAGAAAGAGACAGTGAGCGTGAGAGACGacgggacagagacagagacagaaggagagagttATCTCCTTCCCATCATCACACCTCACCCCCGGCCCTTCACCCATCTCCCCCTGCGCTCCTACCTCACTTCACCAAGGGTTCTCTGATCGAGTTGGCCAGCGGGCGGTTGAAGCGGGTGGAGGAGCTGCGGACTGAGGACTTCCTGAGGAGCGCAGATACCTCCCCAGAGTTTCACCTCAGCACCTGCACTGTGCTGCTGATCTCCTCCAGCAGCGCACAGGGCTTCAGTCACCTGCAGGTCCACCTCACAGACCGCAACACTCAG GAGTTACTGAAGGTCTTGGTGGAGTATCCGTTCTTTGTTCAGGACCGAGGCTGGTCTTCATGCTGCCCCCAGAGAACCACCCAGCTGTATGGCCTGCCCTGCCGCCAGCTCATGGAGGGGGACGTCTGTCTCGCTCTCACCCCTACACCCTCCCAAACCCACAGGACACACACGCGTACCGGCTCTAGGGCCCATCGCACGCAACTCCCCCCAAGGGCTGCCGGAGAACCCAGTAGCTCGCAAAGGGAGGAGAtgccacctccacctcctcctccccctctccctcacCATCCGCCTCCTAGCGCACCGGCACCTCCACGTACTCTGGCCGCAGAGCCCCCTGCTCCCCTGGAGCAGCCGCGTCCACGCAAACGGCGCTGGTCTGCCCCAGATACCCTTTCCTCAACTGGAACTGATGAAAGCCTCCTGGATTTACCTCATGGCTCCAAGCTAATGAAGTGGCAGTAG